From Enoplosus armatus isolate fEnoArm2 chromosome 23, fEnoArm2.hap1, whole genome shotgun sequence:
CCTGTACGCACACCCACTGCGTGTCCTGTGTGTTCAAGCCCTTAGACTGAAAGCCACTGAATGTCTTTTAAGGCTTCACTGTATGACGAGCGTGTGTAGAAAAAGTCTTGTGACAAGGCTGTACTGTGACATATTGCAtaaatcaccatcatcaccaccactatGGTGTTAGAATTAACCGTCAAATCGAAATCTTATTAGCATTCTTTGTTACCCACAGTTAGGACTGCACAATACTAATTCATTCCctgcgtgtgtgagagactgacagaaatCAGAGTGAAGAGGACATAAGTGCAAGTCAACAGATATatctgaaggtgtgtgtgtgtgtgtgtgtgtgtgtgtgtgtgtgtgtgtgtgcgtgtgcgtgcgcgtgcgtGTCACCAGCCCTCAGAGGggagtgtgtaggtgtgtgtattgCTGCGacggggtggaggaggtggaggaggaggtgttgggGGTGGGGCTGTTGGCCAGacgagaggaaggggaggagtcggacagctgcagctcctccagcttcttcaaGTACTCGTCTCGGAGGGCCAGCAGCTCCTTGTAGCGCTGCTCCACCGGACTCTGCTGctggaatacacacacacacacacacacacaatgtaaatacaCTGATATGCACCatgtaaattatattattgtgtattataacaccccccccccacctcctggAATGTCCTACCTGTTGTCGTATGCGCGGGTTCCAGCGAATGTAGTATGTTACCCACAGCTCTAGGTGGCGCATGCTGGCGACAGGGTAGAGGACCCTGCCGGACTCCGGTGTGTAGAAGGGGTTTAAATAAATGTCCATCTTACTGTTGACCAGAGACCAAAGAGACACCGTCTTCGACCTCACCTCCTGCACAACAGAGAGCGTGAAATATGAGACATTTCCTGCTGAAATGCACTGCAAAGTCAAAAGGCTGCTTGGAGCTGGGCGGCGTTTCATGTCCGGTCTTACGTGCTGGTCCCGCGCACTCTCACAGTTGTAGAGGAAAGTCCCGAAGCGGCAGCTGTAGAGGTGGTCCAGGATTGTCAACAGGAGGCGCTCATTAAACTCAAAGGCTGTAGGAAactgaggggaggggaggggggaggacaagagaggagagaggagagaggagaggacaagagaagagaggagaggacaagagaggacaagagaggacaagagaagagaggagaggagaggagaggacaagagaagagaggtgaggagaggagaggacaagagaagagaggagaggacaagagaggacaagagaagagaggagaggacaagagaagagaggagaggacaagagaagagaatagaggagaggacaagagaggagaggagaggacaagacaagagaagagaggagaggagaggacaagacaagagaagagaggagaggagaggacaagacaagagaagagaggagaggagaggagaggacaagagaagagaggagaggacaagagaggacaagagaagagaggagaggacaagagaagagaggagaggagaggagaggacaagagaagagaggagaggagaggacaagagaagagaggagaggacaagacaagagaagagaggagaggagaggacaagagaggacaagagaagagaggagaggagaggagaggacaagagaggacaagagaagagaggagaggagaggagaggacaagagaagagaggagaggagaggacaggagaggacaagagaagagaggagaggagaggagaggacaagagaagagaggagaggagaggacaggagaggacaagagaagagaggagaggagaggacaggagaggacaagagaagagaggagaggagaggagaggacaagagaagagaggagaggagaggacaagaggggagaaagaggagaggagaggaggggagaggacaagagaggagagaggagaggagaggagaaagaggagaggaggggagaaaggtaaggagagaggaggacaaaggaGAGGAGTTAACCAGTTACAAATCAAAGATGGCCTCAGTTAAGTGgcatttcatgttttcctcttgaAACGCACTGCGATGCACAGGCTGTTTACAGCGACCATGCACAACACGAGCTACAGGAGATACTGCGAGTCGCCACGGCACCGACTTGACTTATCAGCCGGAGTACAGTTATTGCCGTTCTTCACTGTGACTGGCTCAGCCGTTTCAGAGCGATGAAGAGCAGTGGCTCTTGGTCGGGACGGTATGTATTAAAATCGCCGCCACCTCCGGGCTATAGTCACCTTCACCCAGCcctttctgcacacacacacacacacacacaccctgaaatAGCAGATGAATGCGCCCACACACGGCCTGTGCACACAAGACCTACCGCTTTGTGCTTGCATGCGTAAAATAGGGCCGGCTTTTTGGGAGGACTAGTTTGTGAGGCGGGATTTGATTAAATGAAACCGGTGCTGCTAGCTCgcgcaataaaaaaaacaaaaaaaaaaacaaaagcaaacttcTTTTTATAGCTACCATGTGACGAATGACGTAAATGCCTTTGAGGTGAAATTCCTACGCGAGTGCAGCTCCATGATTCCGGTGCATTACCTGCTTAGTCATCTGCCATACACAGTCGATGAACTGAACGAAGATGGGGGATCTGTCCTGATCGGCGTGGTTCTTGTCACCGTGACCTatcctctacacacacacacacacacacacacacacacacacacaaataaaatgattaacaGGAAGGTAAACTCAGTCCATTTAGCCATTTCTTGAGTTCATATCAAAGCTGAAAGAGCTGATTCTGAACAGGAGTTAAGAATATTACTTACTGAGGCAAACTTGTGCCCAAAGCTGATCCATTCCTTCTCAATCAGCACCtggaacaacacaacaacaacaacaacaacaaaaacatgttcattaCGTCAGGCTGATTGTAATCTTAACTGTCTGGCGTTTCACTGAAGGCCCTACGGTGCAGCTGCTGACCTGGAATCCTCTGAGGGTGCGGTAGTGACTGTCCAGCATCAGCATGGCCAGCGAGGTGAGCTGAGCGGTCCGGTCCCAGCCGTCACTGCAGTGAACCACCACTGAGTTCCCACTGGAAACCTTGTCTGCTACTTGGATGGCTCCTGACAACACcagctatacacacacacacacacacacgggggggggggggggggggacacaatGTAGACAAGGGCTTCGGACTTTCAGAAAACGAGTAATGACAgatttacaaattaaaaatgatgttGATTTTTCGTACCTTAACATGTTCTAGCCAGTGTGTAGACTCTAGACTGGACAGCCAGTGAGATTCCTCCACGTTGGGGTAGACGATGTCTTTGAGTTTCTTCAGGGACTCCCTCATGACGTGGATATTCTGGATGTCCAGGAAGATGAGCTCTGCGTTTTGGTACTCGTCCCCCTCGTAGCCTCCTCCTGTGGCCTGTGGGACAGCAAAGAAAACGGGTTGGTCCAGGGGGGCGCTT
This genomic window contains:
- the mtm1 gene encoding myotubularin, encoding MASPVSVYNSNALDTHISSTSRESLKMELLAEVSLLPGEDRITDKDIIYMCPFSGAVKGKVLITNYRLYFKSSDADVALMLDVPLGTISRVEKMGGASSRGENSYGLDITCKDMRNLRFALKQEGHSRRDIFELLFRHAFPLSHGLPLFAYVTQEKYEENGWNIYKPIEEFRRQGLPNNKWRITFINKNYELCDTYPTVLAVPFKSKEEDLRRVAAFRSRGRIPVLSWIHRENQAVIARCSQPLVGMSGKRNKDDERYLDLIREANDTTKLTIYDARPNVNAVANKATGGGYEGDEYQNAELIFLDIQNIHVMRESLKKLKDIVYPNVEESHWLSSLESTHWLEHVKLVLSGAIQVADKVSSGNSVVVHCSDGWDRTAQLTSLAMLMLDSHYRTLRGFQVLIEKEWISFGHKFASRIGHGDKNHADQDRSPIFVQFIDCVWQMTKQFPTAFEFNERLLLTILDHLYSCRFGTFLYNCESARDQHEVRSKTVSLWSLVNSKMDIYLNPFYTPESGRVLYPVASMRHLELWVTYYIRWNPRIRQQQQSPVEQRYKELLALRDEYLKKLEELQLSDSSPSSRLANSPTPNTSSSTSSTPSQQYTHLHTPL